The stretch of DNA TGGAGCACCTCAAGGATTCGGAAAGCCATTACCTGCGTGAGGAGAACGTCCTCTTCCCCTATCTCGAAAGACATGGCGTCACCCAACCCCCAGCCATTATGTGGATGGAGCACGATAGGATAAGGGAGGTAAAGAAGAACATATACAGGATCGTGGACGGGAGAGAGGAGATGGATCTTCAGGATTTCAAAGCCCAACTGAGGGAAAGCTCGCTCGCTCTGGCCGAGATGCTCTCAAACCACTTTTACAAGGAGAACAACATCCTCTTCCCAACAGCTTTGAGGGTCATGGACGAGGAGGAATGGCCCGATATAAGGTGCCAGTTCGATGAGATAGGGTATTGCTGTTTCACTCCGGAACTCCCCGAGGTAGCAGCTCCGGAAGTGGAGAAACAGGCTCCTCTGCCCGAGGCGGGAGGAACGATAGCGTTTGGGACGGGAAGCCTGTCCGTGGAGGAGCTTGAGGGGGTATTGAACTCCCTGCCGGTGGATATAACCTTCGTGGATAAGGATGATACCGTCCGATACTTCAACCAGTCCAAGGATAGGATATTCGTCAGGACGAAGGCCGTGATCGGACGCAAGGTCCAACAGTGTCACCCTCAGAAAAGCATACACCTCGTCAATCGGATACTGGAGGAATTCAAAACGGGCCGAAGGGATGTGGCCGAATTCTGGATCCAAATGGGAGACAGGATGATCTACATCAGATATTTCCCCGTCCGCAACGGGAAGGGCGAATACCTCGGATGTATAGAGGTAACACAGGATATCACCGATATCAGGAGAATAGAGGATGAAAAAAGGCTTCTTTGACTTTCCCCCTACGTCTGTAGCATCTCGGAAAAACCTGAAATGCGGTGGAAGGTCATGAAATTGGCATCATGCTGATTATGGGCGCCGCCAAGACCGTCATCATAGGCCGTGCGGGCCACGGCGATGATATCCTTGCCTTCGAATTGCCAATCGAGGTATTGAAAGGCGTGATAGCGGGTATCGGGGTGATGTAGGATGATCTTGCGAACCGCCCAATCGCGCAGGTCAGAGGAGCTGATAAGGACGACCGTGTTACGCACACGCTCGATGTTCTCATCCTTATACTTTTCCAGTGTGATGTTGGTCAGCGACCAGTACAGGCCCGTTCGATCGTCATAGCGGAAAAGGCCATGATGTCATTGACCTTATCCCCGAAACGATGTAAAATTGTAAAACGGGTGCCGAAAGGCTTTCAACCTAGTCAGGGGAGGATGAAAGAATGGGAGAGGAGAGGAAGCTCGGAGTGGGCATTTTCGGTGCGGGATGGGTCGCCGGCGAGCATGCCAGGGCCTATCTGAACAACCCGCACTGCCGCATCGTCGCCATAGGGAGCCGAACCGAGCGGAGCGCCAAGGCGCTTGCCGACAGATACGGTCTGGATGTCAGGATCTACACCGATTACCAGAAATTCCTGGACGATCCCGAACTGGACGTCGTTTCGATCTGCACGCCGCCCAACCTTCACGCCCAGGAGACGATAGAGGCCGCTCAGGCCGGAAAACACATCCTGATCGAGAAGGCCATAGCGATCAAGCTGGAGGATCTGCCCAGGATGGAGAAGGCGGTTAAGGAGGCGGGGGTCAAAACCGTCGTCAGCTTCGTGTTAAGGTGGAACCCGCTGTTTCAATGTATCAAATCTCTGCTCGAGCAGGGCGCTCTCGGCAGGATATTCTACGCCGAGGTGGATTATTGGCACGGGATAGGACCGTGGTACAAACAGTATAGCTGGAACATCAAGAAGGACGTCGGCGCAAGTTCGCTGCTGTCAGCGGGATGTCACGCGGTGGACGCCATGAGATACTTCCTCGGCCTGGATAAAAAAGTCGTTGAGGTCTTCGCATACTCCACTAAGATCTGGCAGGAGTACGAATATGACCCCACCATAGCGGGGGTGTTGAAGTTCGAGGACGGGACAATAGGTAAGATCAGCTCCTCGATCGAATGCACGACGCCCTATCAATTTAACATCGATCTTTTGGGGGAATACGGCACGATACGAAACAACAGGATCTACTCCAAGAAGCTGATGCCCGGTCAAACCGATTATGCCGCCATACCCACCATCCTTCCCGACAGCGGCGACGTCACACATCACCCGTTCCAGGGCGAGATAGATCACCTTATAGACTGTATACTCAACGATGTCGAATCGCACGTAAACCTTTCAGACGCGGTTAAAACCCACGAGATAATCTTCGCCATGGATCAAAGCGCGGCCGAAGGGAAACCGGTCAAACTGCCGTTGTTGTGAAGATCTTTAAACTATATGCTTGACATATGATAAGTATTCTGGTAATATTTAGATAAATCGGGGGACGGCATGGGGGGAGGCGTCGTTTGAAGGATGCCTCGCCCTGCGGGATATCAAGCCTGGGAGAAGTGATCGGGATGAAAGAGGAAAAGGAGAAGGAACGGGAAAATAAGGAAAGCACCGAACTTGCCCCTCTGGAGGAGTACGATATCGTCAATCAGGTCGATGATAGGACGATCATCGAGATGATGACCGGTCAGGCCATCCAGGAGTATGTCTACTCCTTCAGGCAGGGTAACAGGGTTATCGAGGGATTGACCTTAGCCGGGATAAACGAGGCGGCCAAC from Candidatus Poribacteria bacterium encodes:
- a CDS encoding DUF438 domain-containing protein, with protein sequence MVNRKETLKELIKRLHEGADPDEVKEQFKDLIKGLTPDVIAQVEEELIKEGMPKEEVQRLCDVHLAVFRESLEGGETLAPEGHPIHILMEEHKMLLRFAGDLRDAAGNLQSAGGEEMDRINHIVEHLKDSESHYLREENVLFPYLERHGVTQPPAIMWMEHDRIREVKKNIYRIVDGREEMDLQDFKAQLRESSLALAEMLSNHFYKENNILFPTALRVMDEEEWPDIRCQFDEIGYCCFTPELPEVAAPEVEKQAPLPEAGGTIAFGTGSLSVEELEGVLNSLPVDITFVDKDDTVRYFNQSKDRIFVRTKAVIGRKVQQCHPQKSIHLVNRILEEFKTGRRDVAEFWIQMGDRMIYIRYFPVRNGKGEYLGCIEVTQDITDIRRIEDEKRLL
- a CDS encoding Gfo/Idh/MocA family oxidoreductase — protein: MGEERKLGVGIFGAGWVAGEHARAYLNNPHCRIVAIGSRTERSAKALADRYGLDVRIYTDYQKFLDDPELDVVSICTPPNLHAQETIEAAQAGKHILIEKAIAIKLEDLPRMEKAVKEAGVKTVVSFVLRWNPLFQCIKSLLEQGALGRIFYAEVDYWHGIGPWYKQYSWNIKKDVGASSLLSAGCHAVDAMRYFLGLDKKVVEVFAYSTKIWQEYEYDPTIAGVLKFEDGTIGKISSSIECTTPYQFNIDLLGEYGTIRNNRIYSKKLMPGQTDYAAIPTILPDSGDVTHHPFQGEIDHLIDCILNDVESHVNLSDAVKTHEIIFAMDQSAAEGKPVKLPLL